A region of uncultured Desulfobacter sp. DNA encodes the following proteins:
- a CDS encoding BtrH N-terminal domain-containing protein, with translation MRIDFQHVQSAHCECGVTSNLINHAFNNRERRITEALSFGIGQGIFFGYLPFIKVNELPLTTFRCPVGKIFKGVTGSLGIKVKWKKFHSVAKAMDALDRELDMGHPVGCRTGGYWLPYFPPALRFHFNMHNLVVIGKQGDNYIISDPVFPEVVECPAKDLALARFARGALAPKGSMYRITGVPDSLDFRPAVVSGIKGAAKNMVKTPVPFLGARGIRLLSRCVDGWRKKFDTHKTTLLLGQLIRMQEEIGTGGGGFRFMYSAFLQEASKLLEDKRLLSVSEQLTESGDTWRKFAVQAARYCKGRATGDDSFEVMCSLLNTCADIETNAFGELLDIVG, from the coding sequence ATGAGAATAGATTTTCAACATGTCCAGTCCGCGCACTGTGAGTGCGGGGTGACCTCCAACCTGATCAACCATGCCTTTAACAATCGTGAACGCCGGATCACCGAAGCACTTTCCTTTGGCATCGGCCAGGGGATCTTTTTCGGATACCTGCCTTTTATCAAGGTCAACGAACTTCCTTTGACCACCTTCCGGTGCCCGGTGGGAAAAATATTCAAAGGGGTGACCGGTTCCCTGGGCATTAAAGTCAAATGGAAGAAGTTCCACAGTGTTGCCAAGGCCATGGATGCCCTGGACCGTGAGCTTGACATGGGCCATCCCGTGGGCTGCCGCACCGGCGGATACTGGCTGCCCTATTTCCCGCCGGCCTTAAGGTTCCACTTTAACATGCATAATCTTGTGGTGATCGGCAAACAGGGGGATAACTATATTATCAGCGATCCTGTCTTTCCCGAGGTGGTGGAGTGTCCGGCCAAGGATCTGGCCCTGGCAAGATTCGCCCGGGGGGCACTGGCACCCAAGGGCAGTATGTACCGGATTACCGGCGTGCCCGACTCCCTGGATTTCAGGCCCGCCGTGGTTTCAGGGATCAAGGGCGCTGCTAAAAACATGGTGAAAACCCCTGTCCCTTTTCTGGGCGCCAGAGGGATTCGTCTTTTAAGCAGGTGTGTGGATGGCTGGCGTAAAAAATTTGACACCCATAAAACAACCCTTCTGCTTGGCCAGCTCATACGCATGCAGGAGGAGATCGGCACCGGGGGCGGCGGGTTCCGGTTCATGTATTCGGCATTCCTCCAGGAAGCATCAAAACTGTTAGAAGATAAACGGCTGCTTTCAGTTTCCGAGCAGTTGACCGAATCCGGGGACACCTGGCGCAAATTTGCCGTGCAGGCGGCACGGTATTGCAAAGGCCGGGCCACCGGTGATGACTCTTTTGAAGTGATGTGCAGCCTGCTTAACACCTGCGCCGATATCGAAACCAACGCTTTCGGGGAGCTGCTGGATATTGTCGGCTGA
- a CDS encoding ABC transporter ATP-binding protein: MSADQFPPGPPDTPALEVIHLGKRYKGVSTDVLADLTFSVEKGEIFGLLGPNGAGKTTTISILATLIKPSRGRVVISGVDALKHPVKARRLISLIPQEIALFPTLTGLENMNYFGTLYGLKKKELASKIPEVLDLFELHGFANRLVQRCSGGIQRRFNIACGILHDPALILLDEPAVGMDIHSRNAMLAQIQQLSRKGSSLIYTTHYMEEAQKICSRVLIMDKGVTLAEGCPHDLVKGNDKCRNLDELFLTVTEKGADC; the protein is encoded by the coding sequence TTGTCGGCTGATCAATTTCCACCTGGCCCACCAGACACCCCGGCCCTTGAGGTGATCCACTTGGGCAAACGGTATAAAGGCGTTTCAACCGATGTTCTTGCCGATCTTACCTTCAGCGTTGAAAAAGGCGAGATCTTCGGGCTCTTAGGTCCCAATGGTGCCGGGAAAACCACCACCATTTCAATTCTGGCCACCCTGATAAAACCCAGCCGGGGCAGGGTGGTGATATCCGGGGTTGATGCCCTGAAGCATCCTGTCAAGGCCCGGCGGCTCATCAGTCTCATCCCCCAGGAAATTGCCCTTTTCCCCACATTGACAGGCCTGGAAAATATGAACTATTTTGGCACCTTGTATGGGCTTAAAAAAAAAGAGCTGGCTTCCAAAATTCCCGAGGTGCTGGATCTGTTTGAGCTTCATGGGTTTGCCAACCGCCTGGTTCAGCGGTGTTCCGGCGGCATCCAGCGCCGGTTTAATATTGCCTGCGGCATTTTGCATGACCCGGCACTGATACTTCTGGATGAACCGGCTGTGGGCATGGATATCCACTCCCGCAATGCCATGCTGGCCCAGATTCAGCAGTTAAGCCGGAAGGGCAGCAGTCTGATCTATACGACCCATTACATGGAAGAGGCCCAGAAAATATGTTCCCGGGTGCTGATCATGGATAAAGGCGTCACCCTTGCCGAAGGATGCCCCCATGACCTGGTGAAAGGAAATGACAAATGCCGTAATCTGGACGAGTTGTTTTTAACTGTCACGGAAAAAGGGGCAGACTGCTGA